Proteins found in one Candidatus Bathyarchaeota archaeon genomic segment:
- a CDS encoding radical SAM protein, with product MSVEVFLSFLRNPLIRPMIRSSISPKNRRNYLESALNGLVGNKTSYSLNEIIFSRIIGLVLNLGFLAFDIDKKDAINSLKIPYFRNGLFNVLDSIGKYGVNKPLVLSAPFLVVWNYTNACNLKCKHCYQSADKPSPDELTTEESFRIVDQLSESKVSAIAFSGGEPLIREDLFRVARYAHDRGLYVSIATNGTLLTDNVVEELKQSRVDYIEISLDSSREENHDTFRGVRGAFKRTMEGIKNAVEKGFYTCIAITATKNNINEIPDMIDIAKKIGIKRVIVFNFIPTGRGKEIEDLDLSPIEREDLLKYLYMELVEGRIEVLSTAPQYSRVCLQQSIATRRGFLAPTHFAALDLHGRTKRLADFIGGCGAGRLYCAIQPNGQVTPCVFMPIVVGDLRKQSLREVWLNSGVMNDLRDRKRLKGRCRNCKYRDLCGGCRARAYAYYGDYLAPDPGCIRELEEPSTQFSIISAKPSITVSSSRNPNLKDNIFSM from the coding sequence TTGTCTGTTGAAGTCTTTCTTTCCTTTTTAAGGAACCCTCTGATAAGACCTATGATTCGCTCTTCTATATCTCCTAAAAATAGGAGAAACTATTTAGAATCTGCATTAAATGGCTTAGTTGGAAACAAGACTTCATATTCTTTGAATGAAATTATTTTCTCAAGAATAATTGGTTTGGTTCTAAATCTTGGATTTTTGGCTTTCGATATCGATAAAAAAGATGCTATCAACTCCCTTAAAATCCCATACTTTAGAAACGGTCTATTTAATGTTCTAGATAGTATAGGTAAATATGGTGTAAATAAACCCTTAGTACTTTCAGCACCCTTTCTTGTTGTCTGGAACTATACTAATGCCTGTAATCTTAAGTGTAAGCATTGCTATCAAAGCGCGGATAAGCCTTCCCCAGACGAGCTAACAACGGAAGAGAGTTTTAGGATCGTTGATCAGTTAAGCGAAAGCAAAGTCTCAGCCATTGCATTCTCCGGAGGAGAGCCTTTAATTAGGGAAGACCTCTTTAGAGTCGCTAGATATGCCCACGATAGGGGTCTCTACGTCTCAATAGCCACAAATGGAACCTTACTAACTGATAATGTGGTGGAGGAACTTAAGCAGAGTCGTGTTGACTACATAGAGATAAGCCTAGATTCATCAAGGGAAGAGAACCACGATACATTCAGGGGTGTGAGAGGAGCCTTTAAAAGAACAATGGAGGGAATAAAAAATGCTGTAGAAAAAGGATTTTATACATGCATAGCCATAACCGCTACAAAAAATAACATTAATGAAATTCCTGATATGATTGACATCGCTAAAAAAATCGGTATTAAGAGAGTTATAGTTTTCAATTTCATACCCACAGGAAGAGGTAAAGAAATCGAAGATCTTGACCTATCTCCAATAGAAAGGGAAGATCTTCTTAAATACTTATATATGGAGCTAGTTGAGGGGCGAATAGAGGTCCTATCCACAGCTCCACAATACTCAAGGGTATGTTTGCAGCAGTCCATCGCAACCAGGAGGGGTTTCCTCGCTCCGACCCATTTCGCGGCTCTCGACCTCCATGGGAGAACAAAGAGGTTAGCAGACTTCATAGGGGGATGCGGTGCAGGAAGGCTTTACTGCGCAATCCAGCCCAACGGCCAAGTAACTCCCTGCGTCTTCATGCCCATAGTTGTTGGCGATCTCAGGAAGCAAAGCCTAAGGGAAGTTTGGCTGAACTCAGGGGTTATGAACGACCTAAGAGACAGAAAAAGACTAAAAGGAAGATGTAGAAACTGCAAGTATAGAGATCTCTGCGGTGGATGTAGAGCCAGGGCATACGCATATTATGGAGACTATTTAGCACCAGACCCAGGATGTATAAGGGAATTGGAAGAGCCAAGCACCCAGTTTTCAATTATCTCAGCAAAACCTTCAATAACAGTTTCTTCTTCTAGAAATCCAAATTTAAAAGATAATATTTTCTCGATGTAA
- a CDS encoding thioredoxin family protein yields MKKVVAEVLGPNPPCYRCMELKKNVEAAAKRLVAEGIEVEVKRLDIISREAIRRYGLLLSPALTVNGVVVTMGWIPDEEVVEEILREAADKRS; encoded by the coding sequence ATGAAGAAGGTTGTCGCTGAGGTGCTTGGTCCAAACCCACCATGTTATAGATGCATGGAGCTTAAGAAAAACGTCGAGGCTGCTGCTAAGAGGCTTGTAGCTGAGGGGATAGAGGTCGAGGTGAAGAGGCTCGACATAATTTCGAGGGAGGCCATCAGGAGGTATGGCCTGCTTCTCTCCCCAGCGTTAACGGTTAACGGGGTTGTCGTGACCATGGGCTGGATACCAGACGAGGAGGTCGTCGAGGAGATCCTGAGGGAGGCTGCAGATAAGCGATCATGA
- a CDS encoding winged helix-turn-helix transcriptional regulator: MKDFAIDEQLKRLVESGLLDIKDLDEYKERLRELKDDVFSIKEKVRNVSRVFKALSHPTRIKILSLLNIYDLCVCEIVMILNISQSNISHHLNILENAGLIEKRRKGKWTFYSVSRSEVMKNIQLLIKII, from the coding sequence TTGAAAGATTTTGCTATAGATGAACAATTAAAAAGATTGGTTGAGTCCGGTTTACTCGATATTAAGGACTTAGATGAATATAAAGAAAGATTGAGAGAACTTAAAGATGACGTTTTTAGTATTAAAGAGAAGGTAAGGAACGTTAGTAGAGTTTTTAAGGCATTATCACATCCTACAAGGATAAAAATTTTAAGTCTTTTAAATATATATGATTTGTGTGTCTGTGAGATCGTGATGATATTAAATATTTCACAGTCTAATATTTCTCATCATTTAAATATACTTGAAAATGCTGGTTTGATCGAGAAAAGGAGAAAGGGAAAATGGACCTTCTATAGTGTTTCAAGGTCTGAAGTGATGAAAAATATTCAGCTACTCATAAAAATTATATAG
- a CDS encoding permease, producing MNSIRLLRTGLLLGFVLAVFGALIYSRIMAYSLAPTMKPAHFQGLSPWEIPLAYIIDYLSHGWLCLLFAFVAAGLVYEFMPKEVITKYMGSSKAMGYALGAGIAPFFTVCSCTMVPLFAGILYTGSGIGPAITFLLTAPAANILTILLTGEILSWELAIVRVIASLTTAVAAGLIISKTPWGKTVEEEHQLTSQNPQYNVQIVKPLLDERLLAALKFSSYLAKRILPYFFLGLVVVSYVEAYMAEEVVATYLTGISGILLASVIGGPLYTPTLVEIVLGRGLMDLGMSKAAMLSWLMGQPYDIPNMIATSRIVRWKVVLTYAVIAWIFSVTFGLTYGLLSRSL from the coding sequence TTGAATAGTATTCGACTCCTCCGAACCGGTCTTCTGCTGGGCTTTGTATTGGCTGTCTTCGGAGCCCTGATCTATTCTAGGATTATGGCATACTCCCTAGCGCCAACCATGAAGCCAGCCCACTTCCAGGGGCTGAGCCCCTGGGAAATACCCTTGGCATACATCATAGATTATCTAAGCCATGGTTGGCTCTGCCTGCTCTTCGCCTTCGTTGCCGCGGGCCTCGTCTACGAGTTTATGCCAAAGGAGGTGATCACCAAGTATATGGGCAGCAGCAAAGCCATGGGATACGCTTTAGGTGCGGGTATCGCGCCCTTCTTCACGGTCTGTTCATGCACCATGGTACCGCTATTCGCAGGCATACTTTACACCGGCTCAGGGATCGGTCCAGCCATAACCTTCCTCTTGACGGCTCCAGCAGCTAACATATTAACAATCCTACTTACAGGAGAAATCCTATCATGGGAGTTGGCCATCGTCCGAGTGATAGCATCCCTTACAACCGCTGTCGCAGCTGGTCTAATAATCTCGAAAACACCCTGGGGAAAGACCGTCGAGGAGGAGCATCAACTCACCAGCCAAAATCCTCAATATAATGTTCAGATCGTAAAGCCGCTTTTAGATGAGAGATTATTGGCAGCATTAAAGTTTAGCAGCTACCTTGCGAAGAGGATCCTACCCTACTTTTTCCTAGGCCTTGTGGTGGTCAGCTATGTTGAGGCTTACATGGCTGAAGAGGTTGTAGCCACATACCTTACTGGGATCAGCGGAATACTCCTTGCCTCCGTCATAGGTGGACCACTATATACGCCCACCCTTGTTGAGATAGTCCTAGGAAGGGGCCTGATGGACCTAGGGATGTCAAAGGCAGCGATGCTCTCTTGGCTGATGGGCCAACCATACGATATCCCCAACATGATCGCAACCTCCAGGATAGTGCGTTGGAAGGTCGTTCTGACCTACGCAGTAATAGCGTGGATCTTCAGCGTCACATTCGGCTTAACTTACGGCCTTCTCTCGAGATCCTTATAA